The sequence GCTACGTAAAGGCAAGCTTGAAGAAGCAAGTTGGGTGGTAAAAACGCCGCAATTGCCTGAACCTGTCAAGGGAAAGCCAGCTTTAATCGAAGTCGAACAGAGCCGAAAGCGCGTTTCAGCCGGCGATTATTTTTACAAATAACAAAAAAACAGCGAAGGCAGCTTCGCTGTTTTTTTATTAAAAATAAGTGCTTAGCTCATGAACAATTCGTTTAATGCATGATTGGTCAGCAAGTAAATCGTATTCGCGAATATCAAGGCGTAAAACCGGACAGGCGGAAAAGGAAGAAATCCAAGTTTCATAACGGTTGTACATTTCTTCCCAATAAGAAAGGGGCGTTTGTTTTTCCATTTCGCGCCCTCGTGCTTGAATACGGTCTAAAATCGAGTCAAAATCGCCATGCAAGTAGATTAATACATCTGGGCGTGGAAAGTAAGGCGTCATCACCATTGCTTCAAATAAGCTTGTATAGGTTTGGTAATCGGTTTGTGTCATCGTGCCTTTATCGGCGTGCATTTTCGCGAATATGCCTGTGTCTTCATAGATCGAACGGTCTTGAATATAGCCACCACCTTCTTCTACCATTCGCTTCTGTTCTTTAAAGCGCTCGGCTAAAAAGTAAATTTGCAAGTGGAAACTCCACCGTTCGAAATCGCGATAAAATTTGTCTAAGTATGGGTTGTTGTCTACTTTTTCAAAGGATGTTTTAAAATTTAGCTCGTCGGCAAGTGCGTGCGTCAAAGTCGTTTTTCCAACTCCGACTGTGCCGGCTACAGTAATGATCGCATTATTAGGAATATGTAACATTGGTAAGCTCCTTAATGGTTAACAGATGTCAAGCATGCATCAATTTTGGCAAATACAAAGTCCAAATCACTCGTATTGGCGACAAAGTCAAGGTCGTCCGTGTCAATCGTTAAAACCGTTGTGTTTTCCTCTTTAGCGAGTTCTGCCATTGTCGCCTCATAATCGTCTGAGAGCTTGCGCAAATAATCGGGATCCATCTCTTTTTCAAAAGGACGCCCCCTTTTGGTAATACGGTTGGTCAGTGTGGACAAGCCTGCTTTTAAGTAAATGACGACTGTTGGCTTTGGCAATGGCTCATTTAAAATTTGAAAAATACGTTGGTATTGGCTCCATTTGAAAGCAGACAGCGTTTGTCGGGCAAAAATTAAGTTTTTGCATATATGGTAGTCCGACACGACTGGTTTGTGGTTAAGAACAGGGTCGATATCTTCTAGTTGTTTGACGCGGTTGCACAGAAAAAACATTTCCGTTTGAAAACTCCATTCCTCCATATTGCCATAAAATTTTTCAAGAAAAGGGTTTTCTTCAACGATTTCAAGCAAGCATTCTCGCCCATAGTGGGTAGCAATCGCTTTGGCCAACGTTGTCTTTCCGACGCCAATCACTCCTTCTACACATATAAATGGGGTCGTCAATCCGTTTCCTCCTCGTTTTGCATGTTTACATGTGCTAGTGTACCACGTTTTGTGGTCAAGCAGTGTGAAAGTC is a genomic window of Shouchella clausii containing:
- a CDS encoding deoxynucleoside kinase translates to MLHIPNNAIITVAGTVGVGKTTLTHALADELNFKTSFEKVDNNPYLDKFYRDFERWSFHLQIYFLAERFKEQKRMVEEGGGYIQDRSIYEDTGIFAKMHADKGTMTQTDYQTYTSLFEAMVMTPYFPRPDVLIYLHGDFDSILDRIQARGREMEKQTPLSYWEEMYNRYETWISSFSACPVLRLDIREYDLLADQSCIKRIVHELSTYF
- a CDS encoding deoxynucleoside kinase, which encodes MTTPFICVEGVIGVGKTTLAKAIATHYGRECLLEIVEENPFLEKFYGNMEEWSFQTEMFFLCNRVKQLEDIDPVLNHKPVVSDYHICKNLIFARQTLSAFKWSQYQRIFQILNEPLPKPTVVIYLKAGLSTLTNRITKRGRPFEKEMDPDYLRKLSDDYEATMAELAKEENTTVLTIDTDDLDFVANTSDLDFVFAKIDACLTSVNH